One genomic segment of Sanyastnella coralliicola includes these proteins:
- a CDS encoding T9SS type A sorting domain-containing protein, translating to MSINAHISIGLWILFMASSMASFGQLEVHHSSIGNAAIKSGFSGQVLVSHSSGQSGVNGTRSTDQFLVFEGFQQPMTSQVRKTESLLMVDAWPNPFQDILTIQVEGVETSSIQISAYDMTGRQLYQETSTAATQNQINLSQLPAGSYLITITDQVNSVSLQVIKQ from the coding sequence ATGTCAATCAACGCACACATTTCTATCGGCCTCTGGATCCTATTCATGGCATCCAGTATGGCCTCTTTCGGTCAGCTTGAAGTGCATCACTCGAGCATCGGAAACGCGGCCATCAAGAGTGGTTTTTCTGGCCAAGTTCTGGTCTCACATAGCTCCGGACAGTCAGGCGTAAATGGGACCCGTTCCACAGATCAATTTTTGGTCTTTGAAGGATTTCAGCAACCGATGACTTCGCAAGTCAGAAAGACCGAAAGCCTATTGATGGTAGACGCTTGGCCTAACCCGTTCCAAGATATCCTGACGATCCAAGTGGAGGGTGTCGAGACTTCTTCCATTCAGATCAGTGCTTATGATATGACCGGACGTCAACTTTACCAAGAGACCAGCACGGCCGCAACACAGAACCAAATCAACTTATCCCAGCTTCCTGCGGGCAGCTACCTCATCACCATTACTGACCAAGTCAACTCGGTCAGTCTTCAAGTCATCAAGCAATGA
- a CDS encoding outer membrane beta-barrel protein encodes MKQLLLIVVTLLLCAVSSQAQQVFAEAGRVTSKFNYTNSDGQELTGLVNQTNFHYALGYRRNLSPRFHASGAFTFNQYGSLGNDPVYGNSYEWSARYFGINVGMDYEFYKKKEWSFFTRASFEPEFLMSGNQVVNNEIYDLNGVEQFDETFLFVNGGLGVNYCADGRVVVRLKYEYGYGSPLFTTDPETLRFSVHRLTLGVIVGSKYCSYCYQNSLKGS; translated from the coding sequence ATGAAACAGCTACTACTCATCGTCGTGACTTTGCTTCTTTGCGCGGTTTCTTCTCAAGCACAACAGGTGTTTGCTGAAGCAGGACGTGTCACCAGCAAATTCAACTACACCAATTCAGACGGACAAGAGCTTACCGGCCTCGTGAATCAAACGAATTTCCATTATGCGCTCGGCTATCGCCGGAATTTATCACCCCGCTTTCATGCATCAGGCGCCTTCACCTTCAATCAATACGGCTCTCTTGGAAACGATCCCGTATACGGCAACTCCTACGAATGGAGTGCCCGCTATTTTGGGATTAACGTGGGCATGGACTACGAGTTCTACAAAAAGAAAGAATGGTCATTCTTCACCCGCGCTTCCTTCGAGCCAGAATTCTTGATGTCGGGAAATCAAGTCGTCAATAACGAGATCTATGACCTCAATGGCGTAGAGCAATTCGATGAAACCTTCCTTTTTGTCAATGGAGGACTTGGTGTCAACTACTGTGCTGATGGTCGCGTGGTTGTTCGATTGAAATATGAATATGGCTACGGCTCACCTCTATTCACCACTGATCCAGAGACGCTTCGTTTCTCGGTTCATCGCTTAACCCTCGGCGTCATCGTCGGATCTAAATACTGCTCTTACTGCTACCAAAACTCATTGAAAGGATCATGA